A genomic stretch from Primulina huaijiensis isolate GDHJ02 chromosome 14, ASM1229523v2, whole genome shotgun sequence includes:
- the LOC140956804 gene encoding uncharacterized protein translates to MLPPKDYSSIFRQTEGKRKHFKRKVKIKVKRRTQKAEELKEKQNVTPLVRKYWRQRYDLFSKYDMGIKMDEEGWFSVTPEEIAAWHAQRCAGAGVVIDAFAGVGGNAIQFARLCHHVVAIEIDPNKVALALYNAKIYGVEDRIDFIVADFFQLAPFLKGDVVFLSPPWGGPSYKAKENFTLDLLKPRDGHSLFQVAQAITPNIIMYLPRNVDMPQAIELSWLSSPPLDVEVEENFVRGKSKGITIYFGDIAGLLL, encoded by the exons ATGCTTCCACCCAAAGATTATTCAAGCATTTTCCGACAAACCGAAGGAAAAAGGAAGCATTTCAAACGAAAAG TGAAAATCAAAGTGAAGAGGAGAACCCAGAAGGCAGAAGAGCTGAAAGAGAAACAAAATGTTACTCCACTGGTGAGGAAGTACTGGCGTCAAAGATACGATCTTTTCTCCAAATATGATATGGGCATTAAAATGGATGAAGAAGGGTGGTTCTCCGTGACGCCGGAGGAGATCGCCGCCTGGCACGCGCAGAGGTGCGCCGGTGCCGGAGTTGTTATTGATGCCTTCGCCGGTGTTGGTGGCAACGCTATTCAATTTGCTCGACT GTGCCATCATGTTGTTGCCATCGAAATTGATCCAAACAAGGTGGCGTTGGCATTATATAATGCTAAGATCTATGGTGTAGAAGATCGTATTGATTTCATTGTAGCAGACTTTTTCCAACTTGCTCCTTTCTTGAAG GGGGACGTGGTGTTTCTTTCACCTCCCTGGGGGGGTCCATCGTACAAAGCTAAAGAAAATTTCACTCTTGATTTATTGAAGCCAAGGGACGG GCATTCCTTATTTCAAGTTGCTCAGGCGATTACGCCTAACATCATAATGTACTTGCCTCGCAATGTTGATATGCCCCAAGCAATTGAGCTTTCGTGGTTGTCTTCTCCTCCTTTGGACGTAGAG GTTGAAGAAAATTTTGTGCGGGGAAAATCGAAGGGGATAACCATATATTTTGGTGACATCGCGGGCTTGTTGCTCTGA
- the LOC140956757 gene encoding uncharacterized protein isoform X1, with the protein MKFPNGVRVGVLGMDSISQDSISASERVSEKLNLPNLLSKMKYDPEGYESELNLIYNQFKSLLELFERQASLNFISLSGIANDPTVARDLGDRFMFLAHVTQFYPKQLFGYPNDLALFLNSSARCLPSGLRVNVTRALVLLANRKMIDIPETLVLFVELQTLGDRALKKLAFSHVIQSIWGMNRKHKNDPKNRALQNVLYWMLQQQEEEAKAKVALVTLCDLHRRKVWFDERTANAICMACFHSSSRIMTAALSFLLDFEKILDGDDSNDSGGEDDATAQLPQIALTKEAFYKVYHLQMDRHNGEDFLTGGHYYSCIVPSVCSPKPGNTGGLRFIR; encoded by the exons ATGAAGTTCCCAAACGGTGTTCGAGTTGGTGTTTTAGGGATGGATTCCATCTCCCAGGACTCGATATCTGCCTCAGAACGAGTTTCAGAGAAGCTCAATCTACCGAACCTGCTAAGCAAAATGAAATATGACCCAGAAGGTTACGAGTCAGAGCTAAACCTAATCTACAATCAATTTAAGTCGTTGCTTGAGCTCTTTGAGAGGCAAGCCTCGTTGAATTTCATCTCGTTGAGTGGAATCGCCAATGACCCGACGGTGGCTCGGGATTTAGGTGAccgtttcatgtttttggcccaTGTCACTCAATTTTACCCGAAACAGTTGTTCGGTTATCCAAACGACTTGGCCCTGTTTTTAAATTCATCTGCACGATGCCTGCCGTCCGGACTCAGGGTGAATGTGACTCGAGCTTTGGTTCTGTTGGCTAATCGCAAg ATGATTGATATCCCTGAGACCCTTGTGTTGTTCGTGGAGCTACAGACTTTGGGAGATCGGGCATTAAAAAAACTGGCATTCTCTCATGTTATTCAGAGTATTTGGGGTATGAACCGGAAGCATAAGAACGATCCAAAGAATCGGGCACTTCAGAATGTTTTATATTGGATGCTGCAG CAGCAAGAGGAAGAAGCGAAAGCAAAAGTGGCACTAGTTACCCTGTGCGATCTCCATCGAAGGAAAGTTTGGTTTGATGAGAGGACAGCAAATGCAATATGTATGGCATGTTTTCATTCATCATCAAG GATCATGACAGCTGCTTTGTCatttcttcttgattttgaGAAGATTTTAGATGGTGATGATAGTAATGATTCTGGCGGCGAAGATGACGCCACAGCTCAACTGCCTCAAATAGCACTGACTAAAGAGGCTTTCTACAAG GTTTACCATTTGCAAATGGATCGCCATAACGGTGAAGATTTTCTCACCGGAGGACATTATTACTCATGTATTGTCCCTTCTGTCTGCTCTCCAAAGCCTGGGAATACAGGTGGACTAAGATTCATAAGATAG
- the LOC140956757 gene encoding uncharacterized protein isoform X2, which yields MKFPNGVRVGVLGMDSISQDSISASERVSEKLNLPNLLSKMKYDPEGYESELNLIYNQFKSLLELFERQASLNFISLSGIANDPTVARDLGDRFMFLAHVTQFYPKQLFGYPNDLALFLNSSARCLPSGLRVNVTRALVLLANRKMIDIPETLVLFVELQTLGDRALKKLAFSHVIQSIWGMNRKHKNDPKNRALQNVLYWMLQQEEEAKAKVALVTLCDLHRRKVWFDERTANAICMACFHSSSRIMTAALSFLLDFEKILDGDDSNDSGGEDDATAQLPQIALTKEAFYKVYHLQMDRHNGEDFLTGGHYYSCIVPSVCSPKPGNTGGLRFIR from the exons ATGAAGTTCCCAAACGGTGTTCGAGTTGGTGTTTTAGGGATGGATTCCATCTCCCAGGACTCGATATCTGCCTCAGAACGAGTTTCAGAGAAGCTCAATCTACCGAACCTGCTAAGCAAAATGAAATATGACCCAGAAGGTTACGAGTCAGAGCTAAACCTAATCTACAATCAATTTAAGTCGTTGCTTGAGCTCTTTGAGAGGCAAGCCTCGTTGAATTTCATCTCGTTGAGTGGAATCGCCAATGACCCGACGGTGGCTCGGGATTTAGGTGAccgtttcatgtttttggcccaTGTCACTCAATTTTACCCGAAACAGTTGTTCGGTTATCCAAACGACTTGGCCCTGTTTTTAAATTCATCTGCACGATGCCTGCCGTCCGGACTCAGGGTGAATGTGACTCGAGCTTTGGTTCTGTTGGCTAATCGCAAg ATGATTGATATCCCTGAGACCCTTGTGTTGTTCGTGGAGCTACAGACTTTGGGAGATCGGGCATTAAAAAAACTGGCATTCTCTCATGTTATTCAGAGTATTTGGGGTATGAACCGGAAGCATAAGAACGATCCAAAGAATCGGGCACTTCAGAATGTTTTATATTGGATGCTGCAG CAAGAGGAAGAAGCGAAAGCAAAAGTGGCACTAGTTACCCTGTGCGATCTCCATCGAAGGAAAGTTTGGTTTGATGAGAGGACAGCAAATGCAATATGTATGGCATGTTTTCATTCATCATCAAG GATCATGACAGCTGCTTTGTCatttcttcttgattttgaGAAGATTTTAGATGGTGATGATAGTAATGATTCTGGCGGCGAAGATGACGCCACAGCTCAACTGCCTCAAATAGCACTGACTAAAGAGGCTTTCTACAAG GTTTACCATTTGCAAATGGATCGCCATAACGGTGAAGATTTTCTCACCGGAGGACATTATTACTCATGTATTGTCCCTTCTGTCTGCTCTCCAAAGCCTGGGAATACAGGTGGACTAAGATTCATAAGATAG